The Clostridioides sp. ES-S-0010-02 genome window below encodes:
- a CDS encoding ABC transporter ATP-binding protein, translating into MIEIRNVTKKMGNNVILDDISLAVETGTLVVLIGSSGCGKTTTLKLINKLIKPTSGEIYINGKPISQENEIELRRKIGYVIQNTGLFPHLTIKENIELIPRLKKEKSVEEIEARTLQLLEMVGLDSDDFLNKYPSELSGGQQQRIGVARAIATDAEIILMDEPFSALDPITRTSLQEQLFSLQDELKKTIIFVTHDMDEALKIADKICIMKDGRIAQYDTPENILRNPANDFVKDFIGEDRVWDNPEYIKAKDIMIKNPIAVNSTRTVTQGIEIMRTSKVDSLLIIDRARTLKGIVTVKDMKDRHDKSTLLGDIMSREPLHVNEGDNLVEILNIMNCNSVGYIPVVSSENKLVGLITRSSLLSVLSEQFLEMEVSVLG; encoded by the coding sequence ATGATAGAGATAAGAAACGTAACCAAGAAAATGGGAAATAATGTAATATTAGATGATATTTCTCTAGCTGTCGAAACAGGCACATTGGTAGTTTTAATTGGCTCAAGTGGTTGTGGGAAAACTACTACTTTGAAGCTTATAAACAAATTAATAAAACCTACATCTGGTGAAATATATATTAATGGTAAACCAATTTCTCAAGAAAATGAAATAGAACTTAGAAGGAAAATAGGATATGTTATACAGAACACAGGTCTATTTCCTCATCTTACAATAAAAGAGAATATAGAGTTAATTCCACGTTTAAAAAAGGAAAAGTCAGTTGAAGAAATTGAGGCAAGAACTTTACAATTACTTGAAATGGTAGGTCTTGATAGTGATGATTTTTTAAATAAGTATCCTTCAGAGCTTAGTGGGGGTCAACAGCAAAGAATTGGTGTTGCAAGAGCCATTGCAACTGATGCTGAAATAATATTAATGGATGAGCCTTTTAGTGCTTTAGACCCAATAACAAGAACATCTTTACAAGAACAATTATTTTCTCTTCAAGATGAACTGAAAAAAACTATAATATTTGTAACTCATGATATGGATGAAGCTTTAAAGATAGCTGATAAGATTTGTATTATGAAAGATGGAAGAATAGCGCAGTATGATACTCCAGAGAACATACTTAGAAATCCAGCAAATGATTTTGTAAAAGACTTTATTGGAGAAGATAGAGTCTGGGATAATCCAGAATATATAAAAGCAAAAGATATTATGATAAAAAATCCTATTGCTGTTAATTCAACAAGAACTGTAACTCAAGGTATAGAAATTATGAGAACGAGTAAGGTTGATAGCTTACTAATCATAGATAGAGCTAGAACACTAAAAGGTATTGTCACTGTAAAAGATATGAAAGACCGTCATGATAAATCGACATTGCTTGGTGATATTATGTCAAGAGAGCCTTTGCATGTAAATGAAGGTGATAATTTAGTAGAAATACTAAATATAATGAACTGTAATTCAGTTGGATATATTCCAGTTGTTTCAAGTGAAAATAAATTAGTAGGACTGATTACTAGAAGTAGTTTACTTTCTGTTTTAAGTGAGCAATTCCTAGAGATGGAGGTGAGTGTCCTTGGATAA
- a CDS encoding ABC transporter permease subunit has protein sequence MDNFFNFILLQKDKIIELLIQHMSLTVTSILIAILVGVPLGIIISRIPSLRKIVLGFVNLVQAVPSMALLGLLVPVLGIGSKPAIFMVVVYSLLPIVKNTYIGITSIDPVVLESAKGIGLTRNQTLFKIQFPLALPIIMGGVRISAVTAVGLMTLAAFIGAGGLGYLVFSGVQTVNNNMILAGAIPSCIIALLVDYLFSKIEVAVTPKGLNPKAPKKNYIGLKVVSAIIIIAMLFVTFGSSFSSKKETITIGSKDYTEQLILGNVYAELIEKNTDLNVKKNLNLGGSSVAFNAIKSGELDMYVDYTGTLLVNVMKHAPIKDADEAYKVVKDTMEKENQLTLLDPIGFNNTYTLAMMPKTAEKYGINTISDLTKYSSDFTFSPTLEFENREDGFVGISRDYGLKFKDVKAMNGSLRYTALDNNESQVVDAFLTDGLIKKFNLKILEDDKNFFVPYYAAPLVRQDTLKKYPELEKVMNMLSGKINEETMRELNYQVDELGKSPEEVAHSFLVKEGLV, from the coding sequence TTGGATAATTTTTTTAATTTTATACTATTGCAAAAAGATAAGATTATAGAGCTTTTGATACAACATATGAGCTTAACTGTTACATCTATTTTGATAGCTATACTAGTGGGTGTTCCTCTAGGAATAATTATTTCAAGAATACCATCTCTTAGAAAAATTGTGCTTGGATTTGTAAACTTAGTTCAAGCAGTTCCATCAATGGCACTTTTGGGTCTTCTTGTACCAGTACTTGGTATAGGAAGCAAACCAGCAATATTTATGGTAGTAGTATATTCATTATTACCAATTGTAAAGAACACGTATATAGGTATAACAAGTATTGACCCAGTAGTATTAGAATCGGCTAAAGGTATTGGTCTTACAAGAAACCAAACTTTATTTAAAATACAGTTTCCTTTAGCTTTGCCTATAATAATGGGTGGGGTTAGAATTTCTGCTGTTACAGCGGTTGGTCTTATGACTCTTGCAGCATTTATAGGTGCTGGTGGTCTGGGATATTTAGTATTTTCAGGTGTACAAACTGTAAATAACAATATGATTTTAGCAGGAGCAATTCCATCATGTATAATTGCATTGCTAGTTGATTATTTATTTAGTAAGATTGAAGTTGCAGTTACTCCAAAAGGCTTAAATCCAAAGGCTCCAAAGAAAAATTATATAGGGCTTAAAGTAGTATCTGCTATAATAATTATTGCAATGTTATTTGTTACTTTTGGTTCAAGTTTTTCAAGCAAAAAAGAGACAATAACTATAGGTTCAAAAGATTATACAGAACAACTTATTCTTGGTAATGTTTATGCTGAATTGATAGAGAAAAATACAGACCTTAATGTTAAAAAGAATTTAAATCTAGGTGGTTCATCTGTTGCATTTAATGCTATTAAATCTGGTGAACTTGATATGTATGTAGATTATACAGGTACACTTTTAGTAAATGTAATGAAGCATGCTCCAATTAAAGATGCTGATGAAGCATATAAAGTTGTTAAAGATACTATGGAAAAAGAGAATCAATTAACTTTACTTGACCCTATTGGATTTAACAATACTTATACATTAGCCATGATGCCTAAAACTGCTGAGAAATATGGAATAAACACTATTTCTGATTTAACTAAATATAGTAGTGACTTTACTTTCTCACCAACTTTAGAGTTTGAAAATAGAGAAGATGGTTTTGTAGGTATTTCTAGAGATTATGGTCTAAAATTCAAAGATGTAAAAGCTATGAATGGAAGTTTAAGATATACAGCTTTAGATAATAATGAATCTCAAGTTGTAGATGCGTTTTTAACTGATGGTCTTATTAAGAAGTTTAATCTTAAGATATTAGAAGATGACAAAAACTTCTTTGTTCCATATTATGCGGCTCCATTAGTGAGACAAGATACTCTTAAGAAATATCCTGAGTTAGAAAAAGTGATGAATATGCTTTCAGGAAAAATAAATGAAGAAACTATGAGAGAACTTAACTATCAAGTTGATGAGCTTGGAAAATCACCAGAAGAGGTTGCTCATTCATTCTTAGTTAAAGAAGGTTTAGTATAG